The Pan paniscus chromosome 2, NHGRI_mPanPan1-v2.0_pri, whole genome shotgun sequence genome contains the following window.
GTAGAGCCAGGCTTGTAAAACTgtatttcctcatttgcaaaatggaaatgattggaTCATCCCCTCTATTAGGTAGGAGAATACCAGTAAGGCCCTTGGGGTAGTGCCTGGCGGGAGGTCTGCACCATTTttttgcacacacacagatgcacacgcaCTTGTGCTGACACGCTGGCACATGCGGAGGCTCTTCCCCACTTCCCAGGCGTTCTCTCATCCCCCAGCTCACGCCACACCCATGGACACTGGCTACCTTTTCAGCAGTAGTGGTCTGGTGGATGGCCAGCAGTGAAAGCAGGACGAGAACTTTGCTGCAGGTACAGACAGGCCTTGGGGGCTTCATCGTGGCTCCAGTGTCTGCCAGGAGGCTTCTGAACTCGACAGCAAGTGGGGAATGGATTAGTAACTTGTTTGCTGCCCCACCCACATGGGGGCAGGTTCTGGGAAATTGGAATCTACAAGCCAAAAACCACAGTGACCTCAGATAAGCAAATGACTAACATCCCATGGACCTTGGCTGGGGGCAGGAATGTATACCAAAGAAAGGTAGGCTCAGTTTGGAGTGGGGGTACGTGCCCCTTCTGAAAAGTGCGAAACCTTCACCAGGACCCTTCACACCAGGCATTCCACCAAGCTCCACAGGGCTGGGAGGAAACTGACAGTGAAGATGTCAGTCTGCTCTCCCTAAGTCCAGCCTGGGGAGAAACAGCGGGGGATGGTGGGGAAGACTAGGGCTACAGGGCTACCCTAGCAGCTTCCCGGAAGAAGGGGGCTTGGCCACCAGGTAAGTGTGACTGGCTAATGGGAGGGCCCAAAGGCATGGAGTGACTCTGGGAGGTGTCTGTGTGGGGCAAGATCTAGAGTCAGGATAGATACGCCGTATTTCTGAAGTGAGAGGTGCTGGGCACGGGGCGCCTCCTACTCTCTCCTGGGGTCCCAGGTTGCTGTTTGGGTGCCATTAATCTAGCCAGGGCTTTAGGTTCAACCCCAGCAAGGCCCCCAAAACAAGAATGGCAATACAACTGAGTCATAAACCTGCCACATCCTGTGGCACAGGTCTCCATGCGGGGAGTTTATTGACAGGAGAGCATGGAACAGAAGACAGACCTGACAGTGCCAGCAGCTCCTGAGGGGTGACTGGGGAGTCATTCGGTGAAGCAGAGGGAGCCCAGGAATCGCTGGTTGAGAGAGGGCAGAATGCTGTTGTCATGAGCAGTGTGATGCTGCCACAGCCCAGACCCAGGGGAGCGCTGCCCAAAGGCCTGGGGTGGGTCCCGGCCTTGCTAAAGTTGAAGCGCTCTGCTCCTTGTAAAGTGGGATCGAGTGAGTACATATTATGCACTCTGGGCACCGCTGGGGCTCGTGTTCCCTGGTGGCTCTGGGGAAGCCAGCTCCTGAGTCTGTGGCCACAGATGGGTAAAGATGAGTCATAAAAGTGTAGCCAGATGCCAAGTCCTGGATCAGGGAAGGACGGCAGCTCCGTGACACCAGCCCTGAGGGGGCCAGCTGCCTTGGGAACCTATCGGGGGCCTTAGGGCAGCCAGTGGcttccagaggctggggagggtttCTCCACCAGTCCTGTCTCCATTAGAGGTGGCGGCAGGCCTGGGGCAAAGGTGCCATAGACTGGAGCTATTTCTACAGCTGCAAGGAAGACGTTCCCCTTCCTTAGCATGACTGGCCAGAAGCCTCATCTCTGCGCACGTCTCCACTGCTCACCCTTTTGGCTCTGGATATGATTGGGATTACACAGGGGAACACACTCCTTTCAGTGTCTGGGGGAAGAGTCACCCCATGGAGTCCAGCAAGTAGGACTGGGCCCTTCCTCACAGCAGGTCTGCTCCCTTGGGGCAGAGAGCACAGGCCCAGCCCGGACCCAGGGCTATATAAGGTGGCCAGGCTGGCCGGGACTGTGGGAAACGTTCTGGGCAGCCAGAACCTCCTGGGACAGGAAGGCATCCCCAGCAGGCGTCAGCCCCGAGCCAGGCACCACAAGCCCAGACTCTGCCAGTCCAGCTCCGAAAAGAGCCACTGTCAGCCTGTCCATGGTCATGGTCTTGCCATCACAACGGGACAGGCCTCTATGGGTCTTTTGAACCTGGCACTTCCAGGCACACAGGGGAcagaggactggagagagaaggGTCATGCAGGCTGAGAATCTGGTGTTCCATGCCCCAGACAGCATGGTTGGAGCAGAATGTGGGAGTCTTACCCCTGCTGTTTGGAAGAGACGGTAGCTCAGGAAACTGACTGCCAGAGAGGAATCTCAATCTGGCTCTGACTTGGAGGGGACAAAAGCTGGGAGGAGGCAGTGTGAACAAAAGTGTAGGGAGGGAGAGGGGTTTTGAGGTCCCTAGTGCAGTGCAGGGAGAGGGGTTTTGAGGTCCCTAGTGCAGTGCAGGGAGAGGGGTTTTGAGGTCCCTAGTGCAGTGCAGGGAGAGGGGTTTTGAGGTCCCTAGTGCAGTGCAGGGAGAGGGGTTTTGAGGTCCCTAGTGCAGTGCAGGGAGAGGGGTTTTGAGGTCCCTAGTGCAGTGCAGGGAGAGGGGTTTTGAGGTCCCTAGTGCAGTGCAGGGAGAGGGGTTTTTGAGGTCCCTAGGTGCTGCAGAGCCTGCAGGTCCTCAGAGGCTTCTCAGCAGCTTCTGTGGAAGGCAGGAGGAGAGGTGGTCCCTGAGACCCCACCCACTTCACTCTGAGCAGTGTCATCATGGCCTGCTTTATGGAATAGGCTCCAGCTCAACTCCCCTGTAGTAtaaaaggggaaactgaggctcagaaaagtctGAAGTCACAGGTCAGCACTGGGTCTCCATGTCTAAGGCAGCATGTGGCAGTGCCCATAATAGCACCTGTGCTATCCCCTGGGATCCTCTTAAACGGACATGTTCCATGTTCCCACCCTGTCCTCCCTCTCAATAGTGGCCATAGCCAGGGACCAACCAACACCTTCTGATTGCTGGGGCCACGTGGGCATCCTCTTTATTGGTGCTTCCAAGGTGCTGGTGCAGAGCCCTTGGCTGAAGGGCCTGGActgtgggggagggtggcagcCCCAGAGACAGCAGGGGAGAGGAAGTGTTCTGGCATAAAAAAGAGTTCCTGGGAAAGGCTCCTGTTTCCGAGCATTCTTCGGGCAGCAAGGGGAGTGGCGCACACTTCTCAGCCGAAGACACTCTTGGTGGGTCCGGCTTTGGGCTTCTCAAAGACAGTCTCGGTACCTGTGCGGGTGCAGCTGAACACCGACGGGGCGGCCGAGCCAGCTTGCTCTGTGGGAGGAGGTAAAGTCAGGGGCCAGCCTAGCTTCCTGGGAGGGAAGATCCCTTACGATGGGAGCAcctttcttgaacccaggaatacTGGATTCTCAGAAATGGATCCTTGACCACCTCCCCCCACCACTGACACACACCTgcacccccatccccagccccagaTGGCATGAGGACACTCACCACACTCTCGCATGACCTGGTAGGTCTTGGACTTGATTTCCTGGTTCTTGGTCAGGTTTCCTCGGGCCCCCTTCAGGTCCTCCTCCTTCACAGGGGGGCGCTTCTTCTTGATAGGGGCTTCCTGAGCACCAGCCTTGGAGATCCAAGAGCCTCATCTTACTACCTGAAGCCTCAGTAGTAAGGCACACCTACCTCTGTGCCTTGGCCAAGACCCCTCTTCTCTGCTCACTAAACCCAAGCCTATTCAAGGCTCTACTCTTCCAGAGAAAGCCTTCCCAACTATACTCTACCTGCTGCCGGTCTCCCAGCTGTCTTGGTCTGACTTGCCCATGTGCCCTTCCCCTATAGCCTGGGAGCTCCTGGGAGCAGTGGCTGCTGCAGCCTCACACTGGCGTGTCTGGCTACCTGGTCAagctcagggctgggcacagtggggaaCGGCGAAGGGGACTAGCTCTGAGGTTGGGCAATACTAGGGAATTTGGTTAGTTCCAAAACCTGTTCACTGGGTGTCAAGCGGTTCCTCAAGGATTGCCCCCTTCCAGAAAAGCGCCACTATTTACTTTGTGTCTTTGGGGCTGGAAATGGGGTAGAAGGACCAGATGCCCACAGAATTACAGTCCAAAATGGCCACCCACCCACAGAGCAGGCAGCAAGGACAGTCCTCTCTCTTGGCAGGCTGGTCTGTCCCTCCAGGGTGGGGGACACTCAGGCTCGGTGTTTACCCTACCCCTCAACCCCAGGCGCCTGTGAGTCTGAGACCTGCCTGTGCTTGGGTGCAGGTGCAGGTATTTCCTCGCTCAGCCTGGGCCAGGCTCCTCAGAGCAACACACTATACCCCTGTACAGGGATGCACCCAGCTGTGTCCCTCCAGcctcatgtgcacacacatacagctTCATGCATATACcatacacagagacagacagacctATGTGTGTAGCCACACACAGAGTGCATGGCTGCCGGGCCCATAGCTACAAATGCACAAAGCTCTACACACTGAGCTATACCGGcagcacacacacagatgcacacacacacacactcacacacacacacgcacatgcaaaGATCTATCTAGGCCCCCCCGACCCCCaacatttctctccattcctcctAACAAACCATGGAATACCACCAAAGCCACATAGAAGAGGGGTTCTTCAGGGGGTCCTccctgagcccccatctcccaagGGCTGCAGAGCCTCCAGTTCATGCTTGGGGCTCAGATCAAGACACAGCTGCCAGAGCCGAAAGTGTCCAGGACTCCACCTCCACTCCCTCTGGCATCAACACAGCCCGTGCTGGGTCCTCCTACCTGGGACATGGTGGGTATTGTGTAAGCGCTGGGTCTCTGAAGGCGCCTCTCTGGCAGGCAGCAGCTGCTGGAAAAGATCTGAGTGGAGCCCAGCCTTCTGAAACTTATATAGCCTGCTGGCTTGTCCCGCAGAGTCACTGCCCCTCCTCTGACAGGCTCCCTGATGATTCAGGTCCGCAGGGTCGCTGGCTTCAGAGTTTATTCTCGGAGATGAGAGGGGCTCCCAGTACTGCTGCCTGGGGGCTGCAGCCCTGATGAAAGCAGATGGCTGCAGAGACCCTGTGCCCTCTGGGACAGCTGCTTGATTCGCCGGGGGGAGGTGCTGGCACTGACGGACATGCTTTGTGTTTACGGATTTGGGTCCTGGAATGTGTGACCATCTGAATTGTTCCTCTGCAAGGGTTCATCCCAGTgtgtggggtgggtgtggggtgTCTCTGAGGGAATGGAGGGCCCTAGCTCGGTCGGACTGCTCCAagcttgtttttcttcctcttccatccCTTCCCCTGGATTCCAGTGGACAGATTTTCCATCCCTGCATGGTGGCAGAGCAGGAGCTTCCCGTGTCTGCTGTGTCTGATTATGGCAAGCTCACTGGGCCCTTGCAGCAAACTCAGAGAGGGGCTACCACAGGTTCACAGGTGGAGAAAGTGAGGTAAAGGGAGCCTGGGGAGTTGCTCATGTTTTTGCTGATGTCCTTGTCCTCTATCCTATTCCAACTGCAAGTTCACAGAGGGGGGAGTAAGGGGTCTGGAAAGGACCAGGGAGGAAACCATGCTCGATGGTGACAGCACTGATGAGACAGAGGCGGGAAACAGGCTCAGGCTCAGGCCTGAGCCTACTCACCTCCGAGTAGGTGAGGCCACCGCAGGGGGGCTGGCCTGCAGGACAGTTTCAGTTGCTCAAAGAGGGTGGGGGAGAGTGAAGCCCACTCCAGGTACTGAGCTGCAGAGACAAGAACAGGCCCAAGGGCTCCCCGGAAGGTCACTTAGCTCTCCTTTGCTAGAAGCTCCTAACACACCCCTCCTTGCAAGGGGAAGATCCCCCAGGGCACAGGCCAGGAGCCTAAGCCTGGGGTGGGTATGGGGAATAGGTGTGCATAGGTCGCAGCCCTCCCAGTAACACACATATCTAAGTCCTTTTCAGTTTATGATGGAGAT
Protein-coding sequences here:
- the MUSTN1 gene encoding musculoskeletal embryonic nuclear protein 1 — encoded protein: MSQAGAQEAPIKKKRPPVKEEDLKGARGNLTKNQEIKSKTYQVMRECEQAGSAAPSVFSCTRTGTETVFEKPKAGPTKSVFG